In Streptococcus oralis, a single window of DNA contains:
- a CDS encoding pullulanase, which yields MKKIPSQTEKKMIYGIRSLKNGTGSVLIGASIILLSAAMPTISANENLPQTQENTSAVTKAPTDTETSQTQTETPISEQKNANASLDSKKEAPARETTTAPETPKTEDATTSQANSKEEKVDNSTATPTSEQKPQADTSSEEPIADNHFRIHVKKLPEENKDSQGLWTWDDVEKPSENWPNGAKSFKDAKQDDYGYYLDVKLKNEQAKKVSFLINNTKGDNLTGDRSVERLSPKMNEAWLDENYKVHNYRPQPAGTVRVNYYRTDGNYDKKSLWYWGDVKNPSSGEWPDGTDFTATGKYGRYIDIPLNEAAREFGFLLLDESKKGDDVKIRKEDYKFTDLKNHSQIFLKDDDETIYTNPYYVHDIRMTGAQHVAKSRIESSFSTLVGAKKDDILKHSSITDYQGNKVTITDVEVDEAGKKVTYIGNFSDTQHPYTVSYNSDRFTTRSSWRLKDESYSYDGPLGATLKEDGKRVDLTLWSPSADKVSVVIYDKKDPEKVVGTVALEKGEKGTWKQTLDANSGLGISNYTGYYYHYQIERQGKTVLVLDPYAKSLAAWNSDLAKTDAAHKVAKAAFVDPAKLGPQDLTYGKIRNFKSREDAVIYEAHVRDFTSDPAIAKDLTKPFGTFEAFIEKLDYLKDLGVTHIQLLPVLSYYFVNELKNHERLSAYASSNSNYNWGYDPQNYFSLTGMYSSDPKDPEKRIAEFKNLINEIHKRGMGAILDVVYNHTANVDIFEDIEPNYYHFMDADGTPRTSFGGGRLGTTHYMSKRVLVDSIKYLVETYKVDGFRFDMMGDHDAASIEEAYKAARALNPNLIMLGEGWRTYTGDENTPVQPADQDWMKKTDTVAVFSDDIRNNLKSGYPNEGQPAFITGGKRDINTIFKNLIAQPTNFEADNPGDVIQYIAAHDNLTLFDIIAQSIKKDPSKAENYAEIHRRLRLGNLMVLTAQGTPFIHSGQEYGRTKQFLDPAYKTPVPEDKVPNKSHLLRDKDGKPFVYPYFIHDSYDSSDAVNKFDWTKATDGKAYPENVKSRNYMKGLIALRQSTDAFRLKSLQDIKERVHLITVPGQNGVEKEDVVIGYQITAPNGDIYAVFVNADDKAREFTLGTAFAHLRKAEVLADENQAGPVGIAKPQGLEWTEKGLKLNALTAVVLRLSQGGAIVAPAVEEKPEFDLSSLEVESEQDQAQNLVANPDSQETATETLSQKVLPNTGTENKSLLALAGFSILALLGLGWLIKNKKEN from the coding sequence ATGAAAAAGATCCCATCTCAAACTGAGAAAAAAATGATTTACGGTATCCGTTCCTTGAAGAACGGAACTGGTTCTGTCCTTATTGGTGCCAGCATTATCCTGCTTTCTGCTGCAATGCCAACTATTTCGGCTAACGAAAACCTGCCTCAAACTCAGGAAAATACCAGCGCTGTGACCAAGGCCCCTACTGATACTGAAACGAGTCAAACTCAAACGGAAACGCCTATTTCTGAACAAAAGAATGCAAACGCTTCCCTTGATTCTAAAAAAGAAGCTCCAGCTAGGGAAACTACTACAGCGCCAGAAACACCCAAAACAGAAGATGCTACTACAAGCCAGGCTAACAGCAAGGAAGAGAAAGTAGATAACAGCACTGCAACGCCAACTTCAGAACAAAAACCACAAGCTGACACATCCTCTGAAGAACCCATCGCAGACAACCACTTCCGCATCCATGTAAAAAAACTCCCTGAAGAAAACAAAGATTCTCAAGGTCTTTGGACTTGGGACGATGTTGAAAAGCCGTCTGAAAACTGGCCCAATGGAGCCAAGTCCTTCAAGGATGCCAAGCAAGATGACTACGGCTATTACCTAGATGTCAAACTCAAAAATGAGCAAGCCAAGAAAGTCAGCTTCCTCATCAACAATACCAAGGGGGATAACCTGACAGGGGACCGTTCTGTAGAGCGCCTCTCTCCAAAAATGAATGAGGCCTGGCTAGATGAAAACTACAAGGTACACAACTACCGCCCTCAACCAGCAGGAACTGTCCGTGTCAACTATTACCGCACAGATGGCAACTATGACAAAAAATCTCTTTGGTATTGGGGCGATGTCAAAAACCCAAGCAGTGGAGAATGGCCTGACGGTACTGACTTTACCGCAACTGGAAAATATGGACGCTACATTGATATCCCACTCAATGAAGCTGCAAGAGAATTTGGATTTTTATTACTAGACGAAAGCAAGAAAGGCGATGATGTGAAAATCAGAAAAGAAGATTATAAATTCACTGATCTAAAAAATCACAGTCAGATTTTCCTCAAAGATGATGACGAAACCATCTACACCAACCCCTACTATGTACACGATATCCGCATGACTGGTGCCCAACACGTGGCTAAATCTCGTATCGAAAGCAGTTTTTCTACCCTCGTTGGAGCTAAGAAAGACGATATCCTCAAACACTCCAGCATCACTGATTACCAAGGGAATAAAGTAACTATCACAGACGTGGAAGTGGATGAGGCAGGTAAAAAAGTGACCTACATCGGCAACTTCTCTGACACCCAACACCCGTACACTGTCAGCTACAATTCAGACCGCTTTACCACACGTTCAAGCTGGCGCCTCAAGGATGAGTCCTACAGTTACGATGGTCCACTCGGCGCAACTCTAAAAGAAGATGGCAAGCGTGTTGACCTCACCCTCTGGTCTCCAAGTGCTGATAAGGTTTCCGTTGTTATCTATGACAAGAAAGATCCTGAAAAAGTAGTTGGAACTGTCGCCCTTGAAAAAGGAGAAAAAGGAACCTGGAAACAAACTCTGGATGCAAACTCTGGTCTCGGTATCAGCAACTACACTGGCTACTACTACCACTACCAAATCGAGCGCCAAGGTAAAACTGTCCTCGTTCTTGACCCTTATGCCAAATCATTAGCGGCTTGGAACAGTGACCTAGCAAAAACAGATGCCGCTCATAAGGTCGCTAAAGCTGCCTTTGTCGATCCAGCGAAGTTAGGTCCGCAAGACTTGACCTATGGAAAGATTCGTAACTTCAAATCACGTGAAGATGCCGTTATCTATGAAGCTCATGTACGTGACTTCACTTCGGATCCTGCCATCGCAAAAGACTTGACCAAGCCATTTGGTACCTTTGAAGCCTTTATCGAAAAACTGGACTATCTCAAAGACTTGGGTGTGACCCACATCCAGCTTCTTCCAGTCTTGTCTTACTACTTTGTCAATGAATTGAAAAACCATGAACGTTTGTCTGCCTACGCTTCAAGCAACAGCAACTACAACTGGGGATATGACCCTCAAAACTACTTCTCCTTGACTGGTATGTACTCAAGCGATCCTAAGGATCCAGAAAAACGTATCGCAGAATTCAAAAATCTCATCAACGAAATCCACAAACGTGGCATGGGGGCTATCCTGGACGTGGTCTACAACCATACTGCAAATGTTGATATTTTTGAAGATATTGAGCCAAACTACTATCACTTTATGGATGCAGACGGAACTCCACGTACTAGCTTCGGAGGCGGCCGTTTGGGAACTACCCACTACATGTCTAAACGTGTCTTGGTAGACTCCATCAAGTATCTGGTTGAAACCTACAAAGTAGATGGTTTCCGCTTTGATATGATGGGTGACCACGATGCGGCTTCAATCGAAGAAGCTTACAAGGCTGCACGCGCCCTCAATCCAAATCTTATCATGCTAGGTGAAGGCTGGAGAACCTATACTGGTGATGAAAATACGCCTGTACAACCTGCTGACCAAGATTGGATGAAGAAAACAGATACTGTCGCTGTCTTTTCAGACGACATCCGTAACAACCTCAAGTCTGGCTATCCAAACGAAGGTCAACCTGCCTTTATCACAGGTGGCAAACGCGATATCAATACCATCTTTAAAAATCTGATTGCCCAACCAACTAACTTTGAGGCTGACAATCCTGGAGATGTTATCCAGTATATCGCAGCCCATGATAACTTGACCCTCTTTGACATCATTGCCCAGTCTATCAAAAAAGATCCAAGCAAGGCTGAGAACTATGCTGAAATCCATCGTCGTTTGCGACTTGGAAACCTCATGGTCTTGACCGCTCAAGGAACTCCCTTTATCCACTCTGGTCAGGAATATGGACGTACCAAACAATTCCTTGATCCAGCCTATAAGACTCCTGTTCCTGAAGATAAGGTTCCAAACAAGTCTCACTTGTTGCGCGACAAGGACGGCAAGCCATTTGTCTATCCTTACTTTATCCATGACTCTTACGACTCTAGTGATGCTGTCAACAAGTTTGATTGGACCAAAGCTACAGATGGCAAAGCTTATCCTGAAAATGTCAAGAGCCGTAACTACATGAAAGGATTGATCGCCCTTCGTCAATCGACAGATGCCTTCCGACTCAAGAGTCTGCAAGACATCAAAGAGCGCGTCCACCTCATTACTGTCCCAGGCCAAAACGGTGTTGAAAAAGAAGACGTGGTCATCGGCTACCAAATCACTGCTCCAAATGGAGATATCTACGCAGTCTTTGTCAATGCAGATGATAAGGCTCGTGAATTTACTCTAGGAACTGCTTTTGCTCACTTGAGAAAGGCTGAAGTCCTCGCAGATGAAAATCAAGCCGGACCAGTAGGAATCGCTAAACCTCAAGGCCTCGAATGGACTGAAAAAGGCTTAAAATTGAACGCTCTCACTGCTGTCGTTCTCCGCTTATCTCAAGGTGGTGCCATTGTCGCTCCAGCTGTGGAAGAAAAACCAGAATTTGATCTTTCTAGCTTGGAAGTTGAATCAGAACAAGACCAAGCCCAAAACCTAGTAGCAAATCCTGACTCTCAAGAAACTGCTACAGAGACTCTTTCTCAGAAGGTCCTTCCAAACACAGGTACTGAGAACAAATCCCTTCTTGCCCTTGCTGGATTCAGCATCCTTGCCCTTCTCGGACTTGGATGGTTGATAAAAAACAAGAAAGAGAACTGA
- a CDS encoding uroporphyrinogen decarboxylase family protein, producing the protein MASKRDLVFRAIRGDEVERVPVGFWFHFVTLEEKGQGLNNPRIFQKSVDGHRSYVERIRPDFVKIMSDGFFLYPSNVYSPKIASIQELTFIESIGEEHPWIQQQVQVVQAIRETFTEEIASFYNIFSPISYLKRWFRTETSRGDREVADLLLENPEQFKAILDVIAGDIAILTQKIIQQGGVDGIYLSTQEIQDERITPALYQTYIEPSNIAILEAANQVDGINILHICGFEGASNDVTIFKDYPAQVVNWATHHEDVSLTQGQELFRDKAVLGGFENGKKSLLYQGSKAELQNETRRLLAEAGSKGVLLGADCTVPDDFDLERLDWIRQAAVL; encoded by the coding sequence ATGGCAAGTAAAAGAGATTTAGTCTTTAGAGCGATTCGAGGCGATGAAGTGGAAAGAGTTCCTGTGGGATTTTGGTTTCATTTTGTAACACTCGAAGAAAAGGGGCAGGGATTAAACAATCCACGTATCTTTCAAAAAAGTGTTGACGGACATCGTAGTTATGTGGAAAGGATTCGCCCTGATTTTGTCAAAATTATGAGCGACGGTTTTTTCCTTTATCCAAGTAATGTCTATAGTCCTAAGATCGCAAGCATTCAGGAGCTGACTTTTATTGAGTCGATTGGTGAGGAACACCCATGGATTCAGCAACAGGTGCAAGTGGTACAAGCGATTCGAGAGACCTTTACCGAAGAGATTGCTTCTTTCTACAATATCTTTTCACCAATCTCCTACCTCAAGCGCTGGTTCCGTACAGAAACTTCTCGAGGAGATAGGGAAGTGGCTGACCTATTGCTTGAAAATCCTGAGCAATTCAAAGCTATTCTAGATGTGATTGCAGGAGATATTGCTATCCTAACTCAGAAAATCATCCAGCAAGGAGGTGTTGACGGGATTTACCTCAGCACTCAGGAAATTCAAGATGAGCGCATCACACCAGCACTCTACCAAACCTATATCGAACCGAGCAATATAGCGATCTTGGAAGCAGCCAATCAGGTTGATGGGATCAATATCCTCCATATCTGTGGTTTTGAAGGTGCGAGCAATGATGTGACGATATTTAAGGACTATCCAGCTCAAGTGGTCAACTGGGCGACTCATCATGAGGATGTTAGTTTGACACAGGGTCAAGAGTTATTCCGAGATAAGGCCGTTTTAGGTGGATTCGAAAATGGCAAGAAAAGCTTGCTTTATCAAGGTTCCAAAGCGGAATTGCAAAATGAAACAAGACGGTTGCTGGCTGAAGCGGGTAGTAAAGGCGTTCTTCTGGGAGCTGACTGTACTGTTCCAGATGACTTTGACTTAGAGAGGTTGGACTGGATTCGACAGGCTGCTGTTCTCTAA
- a CDS encoding amino acid ABC transporter permease, producing MDIDYIVKTFLETLKGVPITLIIMIVAMVLSFLPALFLALGQIYKVRGVRSFSLVYLAFIRATPPILLILFFYSLFPSLLNQFLKSIGSDFDIFKLDPLYYAFIIYSLMTVGSLSEILRSAILTVDKGQLEAAHAIGLTTPQAYLRIVFPQALRSALPNLANLVINIVKGTSLVFVMTIKDITAIARVEASYGYQYFESYFVIFLQYILICGLIQWGFSLLEKGYVKKEKSAKASSARFV from the coding sequence ATGGATATAGACTATATTGTAAAGACCTTTCTGGAGACCTTGAAGGGTGTGCCAATCACCTTGATTATCATGATTGTGGCTATGGTCTTAAGTTTTTTACCGGCTCTATTTTTAGCCTTGGGGCAGATTTACAAGGTTCGAGGGGTTAGGAGTTTTTCCTTGGTCTATCTGGCGTTTATCCGAGCGACTCCTCCGATTTTATTGATTCTCTTCTTTTATAGTTTGTTTCCAAGCCTGCTGAATCAATTTCTCAAAAGCATAGGAAGTGACTTTGATATTTTCAAACTTGATCCTCTCTATTATGCCTTTATCATTTATAGTTTGATGACAGTCGGGAGTTTGTCGGAGATTTTGCGTTCAGCTATCTTGACGGTGGACAAGGGACAACTAGAGGCAGCGCATGCGATTGGCTTGACTACGCCCCAGGCCTATCTAAGGATTGTTTTTCCTCAAGCCTTGCGCTCAGCCTTGCCTAACTTAGCCAATCTGGTGATCAATATCGTCAAAGGGACCTCCCTGGTCTTTGTCATGACCATCAAGGACATCACCGCTATTGCTCGTGTAGAAGCGTCCTACGGTTACCAGTATTTTGAGTCTTATTTTGTGATCTTTTTGCAGTATATTTTGATCTGTGGTTTGATTCAGTGGGGCTTCTCCCTATTGGAAAAAGGCTATGTGAAAAAAGAAAAAAGTGCAAAAGCATCTAGCGCGCGTTTTGTATAG
- a CDS encoding amino acid ABC transporter ATP-binding protein, with translation MLQVEHIAKTFGERQVLEDVNLQVNQGDVVVILGPSGSGKTTFLRCLNHLEKADSGRLTLAGKTYDLAKLSKKDILEIRQKTAFVFQHYNLFANKTALENILEGLIVARKVPKEEALKRAESALEKVGLLAYKDYYPSQLSGGQQQRIGIARAIAVKPEVILLDEPTSALDPELVGDVLDVLKQLAGEGVTMVVVTHEMGFARDVANHVVFMDGGRIVEENNPHDFFSRPQEERTKQFLARILSDATYSVEYMI, from the coding sequence ATGTTACAAGTAGAACATATCGCAAAAACATTTGGAGAGAGGCAGGTGCTGGAGGATGTCAATCTTCAGGTTAACCAAGGGGATGTCGTCGTTATCTTAGGACCATCAGGTTCGGGGAAAACGACCTTTCTCCGTTGTCTCAACCACTTAGAAAAAGCTGACAGTGGCCGTTTGACCTTGGCTGGAAAAACTTATGACTTGGCCAAATTAAGCAAGAAAGACATTCTAGAAATTCGCCAAAAAACAGCCTTTGTTTTCCAACACTACAATCTTTTTGCAAATAAAACTGCTCTGGAAAATATTCTAGAAGGTCTAATCGTCGCTCGTAAAGTTCCCAAGGAAGAAGCGCTCAAACGTGCAGAATCTGCCTTGGAAAAAGTTGGTTTACTAGCCTACAAAGACTACTACCCTTCACAACTATCTGGAGGACAACAACAACGAATAGGAATTGCGCGTGCCATTGCCGTCAAGCCCGAGGTCATTTTGCTAGATGAACCAACATCGGCACTAGACCCTGAGTTAGTTGGAGATGTTTTGGATGTTCTGAAACAGTTGGCGGGAGAAGGTGTGACCATGGTGGTCGTCACGCATGAAATGGGATTTGCTAGGGATGTCGCTAACCACGTTGTTTTCATGGATGGAGGCCGTATCGTAGAGGAGAACAATCCCCACGATTTCTTTAGTCGTCCACAAGAAGAACGAACCAAGCAGTTCCTGGCTCGTATCTTATCAGATGCCACCTATAGTGTAGAATATATGATTTGA
- a CDS encoding amino acid ABC transporter permease, which produces MVSYDFSKVFQFLPTLWQALPMTLSILFFTTLLGSLFGGLLAWAQVGEDKSFAAISKGYIFTLRCTPPIVLLFLVFYGLPEFLKWWLGLDINNWSKTIFVLLTMILLFAAIVAEVFKAAYQAIPKGQTEAGLSIGLTPSQTFWRIIFPQAFQVALPNITTAILNLMRDAALAYTIGFVDVMGAGNLLISRNLGNYSLETYTAVALLYWGIALVISGLSRLLEKSLETKGR; this is translated from the coding sequence ATGGTTTCTTATGATTTTTCCAAGGTCTTTCAGTTTTTACCGACCTTATGGCAGGCACTTCCTATGACCTTGTCCATTCTCTTTTTTACCACTCTTCTTGGTTCCCTTTTTGGAGGTCTCTTGGCCTGGGCGCAAGTAGGAGAAGACAAGAGTTTTGCAGCGATTTCCAAAGGCTATATCTTTACCCTTCGTTGTACACCGCCGATTGTCTTACTTTTTCTAGTCTTTTATGGCTTGCCAGAATTTCTGAAATGGTGGCTTGGTTTAGATATCAACAACTGGTCTAAAACTATTTTTGTTCTCCTGACGATGATTCTCTTGTTTGCCGCTATTGTTGCCGAGGTTTTCAAGGCGGCCTATCAAGCTATTCCAAAGGGGCAGACAGAGGCCGGACTTAGTATTGGTTTGACTCCAAGTCAGACTTTTTGGAGAATCATTTTTCCCCAAGCTTTTCAAGTTGCTCTTCCCAATATAACAACCGCTATTCTCAATCTCATGCGAGATGCTGCCTTGGCTTATACGATTGGTTTCGTTGATGTTATGGGAGCGGGGAATCTCTTGATCAGTCGCAATTTAGGGAACTACTCTCTGGAAACCTATACGGCAGTCGCACTTCTTTACTGGGGGATTGCCCTGGTTATTTCTGGCTTGAGTCGTTTGCTTGAGAAGTCTTTGGAAACAAAAGGGAGGTAA
- a CDS encoding LLM class flavin-dependent oxidoreductase, with the protein MVELGISTFGETTELEGTGQTYSHAERIRQLVAEIELADKVGLDVYGIGEHHREDFAVSAPEIILAAGAVNTKNIRLTSAVSILSSMGPIRLFQQYATIDALSNGRAEIMAGRGSFTESFPLFGYDLKDYEALFDEKLDLLQLVNEKTKLDWKGRLTQTISGKEVYPRPVQDKLPLWIATGGHVESTVKIARAGLPIVYAIIGGNPRYFKKLIQAYREIGRDAGHANKDLKVGAHSWGWITEDGEQAVKDYFHPTKQVVDAISKDRPHWQELTYEQYLEQVGPNGAMFVGSPDQVAEKLIRMIEDLDLDRFMLHLPLGSMPHDQVLRAIELFGTQVAPKIRAYFAMKEGI; encoded by the coding sequence ATGGTAGAATTGGGAATTTCAACTTTTGGGGAAACAACGGAGCTTGAAGGAACTGGGCAAACTTATAGTCATGCCGAACGCATTCGTCAGTTGGTGGCGGAGATTGAGCTGGCTGATAAGGTTGGTTTGGACGTGTATGGGATTGGTGAGCACCATCGAGAGGACTTTGCAGTATCAGCCCCAGAGATTATTCTGGCCGCCGGGGCAGTCAATACCAAGAACATCCGTTTGACCAGTGCAGTCAGCATACTCTCGAGCATGGGCCCGATTCGGTTGTTCCAACAGTATGCCACTATCGATGCTTTGTCAAATGGACGAGCGGAGATTATGGCTGGAAGGGGCTCTTTCACGGAATCCTTCCCTCTGTTTGGCTATGATTTGAAAGACTACGAAGCTCTTTTTGATGAGAAATTAGACTTGCTTCAGTTAGTCAATGAAAAGACCAAGCTAGACTGGAAAGGTCGATTGACCCAAACAATCTCTGGTAAAGAAGTTTATCCTCGTCCAGTTCAGGACAAATTGCCCTTGTGGATAGCGACAGGTGGCCATGTCGAATCAACAGTGAAGATTGCTCGGGCAGGGCTGCCGATTGTCTATGCCATTATTGGTGGTAATCCGCGTTATTTTAAAAAGCTGATTCAAGCTTATCGTGAGATTGGAAGGGATGCCGGTCATGCGAATAAAGACCTAAAAGTGGGAGCTCATTCTTGGGGCTGGATTACTGAGGATGGCGAACAGGCTGTAAAAGATTATTTCCATCCGACTAAGCAAGTGGTGGATGCGATTTCCAAGGACCGCCCACACTGGCAGGAGTTGACCTATGAGCAATATTTGGAGCAAGTTGGTCCAAATGGTGCCATGTTTGTGGGAAGTCCAGATCAGGTAGCAGAAAAATTGATTCGCATGATTGAGGATTTAGACTTGGACCGTTTCATGCTCCATCTACCGCTTGGTTCTATGCCACATGATCAGGTTCTGAGAGCTATTGAACTCTTCGGCACACAAGTGGCGCCCAAAATACGTGCTTACTTTGCCATGAAAGAGGGGATATAA
- a CDS encoding transporter substrate-binding domain-containing protein, with protein MSKKAWIIGGVAVVAVIGATIIGRSLAGAPAKDGETASSAEVITLKVAHTQNYVPYDFVNEKGESDGYEVAVLKAVDEKLANYKFEYTGTSDDDLLIGLESGKYDIGTKGAWYTDERAKKFVIPSEPVGASIIGFTVRKEDEQKYKTIDDFAKNKGKLVPISPQNAQWNVITSYNEKHQDAPIELTAAESFKVADAYAWVLEGRYDAFFDIKLSFEKAVTAEDGPYHQYADKLSWFPYKGIPTYPLIHRDEKGEKFAKEYEKTIKELKEDGTLAKLSQQYFKEDVFSYVDKD; from the coding sequence ATGAGTAAAAAAGCATGGATTATCGGTGGTGTAGCAGTTGTTGCGGTAATTGGGGCAACAATTATCGGAAGAAGTTTAGCTGGTGCTCCAGCCAAGGATGGAGAAACGGCTTCTTCTGCTGAAGTTATAACCTTGAAGGTTGCCCATACACAAAACTATGTACCTTATGACTTTGTCAATGAAAAAGGGGAATCAGATGGTTATGAGGTAGCTGTTTTGAAGGCTGTTGATGAGAAGTTGGCAAACTATAAATTTGAATATACGGGCACCAGTGATGACGACCTCTTGATTGGTCTGGAATCAGGCAAGTATGACATCGGAACCAAGGGAGCTTGGTACACAGATGAACGAGCTAAAAAGTTTGTCATTCCATCTGAACCAGTCGGAGCGAGCATCATCGGATTTACTGTCAGAAAAGAAGATGAACAGAAATACAAAACCATTGATGACTTTGCTAAGAATAAAGGGAAATTGGTTCCCATCTCTCCACAGAATGCTCAATGGAATGTCATCACCAGCTACAATGAAAAACATCAGGATGCACCGATTGAGCTAACAGCAGCTGAATCCTTTAAAGTGGCAGATGCCTATGCCTGGGTCTTAGAAGGACGTTATGACGCCTTCTTTGATATCAAACTGTCCTTTGAAAAAGCAGTTACTGCAGAAGATGGACCTTACCACCAATATGCGGATAAACTCAGCTGGTTCCCATACAAGGGCATTCCAACTTATCCCTTGATTCACCGTGATGAAAAGGGTGAGAAATTCGCTAAAGAATACGAAAAAACAATCAAAGAGTTGAAAGAAGATGGCACGCTTGCTAAGCTATCTCAGCAATACTTCAAAGAAGATGTCTTTAGTTACGTAGACAAAGACTAG
- a CDS encoding uroporphyrinogen decarboxylase family protein, whose translation MSEKKEWVLKVFRGEKVDRVPVGFWHHFTSEDEWLHGFSNPVIIEKNIEGHKRFIREVQPDFIKLMSDGYFAYPNPAIAKGKSLQELATIQPLGPEHAWIKEQVDLVKKIKQEFTEDIVAIYNIFAPVTYLKWLLGEVSGGDDLIADFLVEDPEALKKVLDVIAEDIASLSRAVIEEAGADGIYLSVQSIQDQRVSAAGYQAVIAPSEITVLEAASAVGGVTVLHICGYEGARNDIHLFADYPAQVFNWAVGPEGVTLKEGREIFKGRTVLGGFENGKTGLLYTGSKDAIQAEAKKLVAEAGEQGLVLGADCTIPSDIAVERIQWVREALEN comes from the coding sequence ATGTCAGAAAAAAAAGAATGGGTTTTAAAAGTATTTAGAGGTGAAAAGGTTGATCGTGTGCCAGTTGGTTTTTGGCACCATTTCACATCCGAAGACGAATGGCTGCACGGTTTCTCAAATCCAGTCATTATCGAGAAGAATATTGAGGGACATAAGCGCTTTATCCGAGAAGTTCAGCCAGACTTTATCAAACTCATGAGTGATGGCTACTTTGCTTATCCAAATCCAGCGATTGCCAAAGGCAAATCACTTCAAGAATTGGCAACCATTCAACCACTCGGACCAGAGCACGCTTGGATAAAAGAGCAGGTGGACTTGGTTAAGAAAATCAAGCAAGAATTTACAGAAGATATCGTTGCGATTTACAATATTTTTGCTCCTGTGACCTATCTCAAGTGGCTACTGGGGGAAGTGTCTGGTGGCGATGACCTCATTGCGGACTTTCTGGTGGAAGATCCTGAAGCCCTTAAAAAGGTGTTGGATGTGATTGCAGAAGATATTGCGAGTCTCAGTCGAGCTGTCATCGAAGAGGCCGGTGCAGATGGAATCTACCTCAGCGTGCAGAGTATCCAAGATCAACGAGTGTCGGCAGCAGGTTATCAAGCCGTCATTGCCCCTAGCGAAATAACGGTTCTGGAAGCAGCTAGTGCTGTTGGTGGCGTCACAGTTCTTCATATCTGTGGATACGAGGGAGCGCGAAATGATATTCACCTTTTTGCAGACTATCCAGCCCAAGTCTTTAACTGGGCTGTAGGACCAGAGGGAGTCACTCTCAAGGAAGGTCGTGAGATTTTCAAGGGACGTACGGTTCTTGGAGGATTTGAAAATGGCAAAACAGGCTTGCTGTATACTGGTAGCAAGGACGCCATTCAGGCTGAGGCAAAGAAACTAGTTGCAGAAGCTGGGGAACAGGGCTTGGTACTTGGGGCAGATTGTACCATTCCAAGTGATATCGCAGTTGAACGTATCCAGTGGGTGAGAGAAGCGCTTGAAAACTAA